aaggggaagcccttggtcctgctaagactgaacccccagtgagagtgattgttggggggagggcggcaatcgggggaggatggtgaggggaacacccagaaagaaggggagggggagggattacggtgatgtttgcccggaaaccgggaaagggaataacactcgaatgtaaataaaaaaactcaagtaaataaaaaaaaatactttcaatcACAATGACCCATATTTTGCCTACTACTACATCCAAAAAATAAAGcgtataatatttataatatcttctcaaacttaaaaagaaaatcattggttcctactacaaaagcctatattcaacaaaactggaaaatctggaagaaatggacaattttctagacaagtaccagttaccaaagttcaatcaagaagaaataaaccatataaacaacctcataactcctaaagaaatagaagcagttattaagtatcaaaaccaaaaagatcccaggactagatgggtttagtacagaattctatcagatcttcctagaagacttcataccaatactgttcaaactattccacaaagtagaaacagacagagcactaccaaattccttctatgaagctacaattactcttatacctaaaccacacaaagacccaacaaagaaagagaatttcagacagtttcccttatgaatatcgaatcaaaaatactcaataaaattcttgcaaactgaatccaagaacacattgaaatgattctccatcatgatcaagtatgcttcatcccagggttgcagggatggttaaatacaTGGaagtccatcaatgtaatccactatataaacaaactcaaagataaaaaccacatgatcttttccTTAGATTTTGAGAAAGCGTTTTacaaattcaacacctcttcatgataaaagtcctagaaagatcaggaattaaagacccataccttaacatagtaaaagcaatatacagcaaaccagtagctaatataaagaaatggagaaaaacttgaagcgatcccactaaaatcaaggactagataaggctgcccactctctaccacttattcaatatagttctcgaagtcctaacAAGAGAAATCAGTTAactaaggaggtcaaagggatacaaattggaaaggaagaagtcaaaatatcactatttgcagatgatatgataatatacttaagtggccccaaaaacCCATctgagaactactaagcctgttaaacaacttcagcaaagtggctgggtataaaattaactcaaacaattctgtaaccttcctctactcaaaggataaacaggatgagaaagaaattagggatatgacacccttcaaaattgCACAAAAAcctaaaataccttggtatgactctatctaagcatgtgaaagatctgtatgacaagaacttcaagtgtctgaagaaagaaactgaagatctcagaagatggaaagaccttccatgatCAGGGaattgcaggattaatatagtaaaaatggccatcttgtcaaaagcaatttacagactcgatgcaatccctatcaaaagtccaactcaattcttcatagagttagaaaaagaaattttcaaatttatttggaataacaaaaaaacccaggatagggaaaactatactcaacaataacaaaaatttgtaggggaatcaccatccctgaccataagcagtattacagaacaatagtgataaaaactgtatggtattggtacagagacaggcagatagaccagtggaatagaattgaagatccagaaaagaacccacacacctatggtcacttgatttttttgacaaagaagccaaaaccatccaatggaaaaaaaagaaagcatttttaacaaatggggctcattcaactggagatcagcatgttaAAGAAcgtaaatcaatccattctttttgccctgtacacagcttaagtccaagtgaactTAAAACCTCCATGTAAAACAAGATTCACttaaactcatagaagaaaagtggggaagagtctcgaacatgTGGGCACTTGGAAAAATTTCATGAGTAGAACATCaaaggctcatgctctaagatcaagaattgacaaatgggacctcataaatctgcaatggttctataaggcaaaagacattgtcattaggacaaaacagaaaccagcagatttggaaaagatctttaccaatcctccttctgatagagggctaatatccaaaatatacaaagaacctaagaagttagactccagagagccaaataaccctatttaaaaatggggtacagattctcagttgagggatatcaaataactgagaagtacctaaagaaatgttcaagatccttagtcatcaaggaaatgcaaatcaaaacaaccctgaaattccacctcataccagtaagaatggctacaATCAAAAattcaggcaacagcagatgctgccaaggatgtggagaaaggggaacacttccatttttggtgagattgcaaacaggtacaacGTCTTTGGAAATCAGTCAGAGGTTCCACAGAAAAGTTGACATTCTACTgcttcaagacccagctatacctctcctggccatACACCCAAAATATGCTAGGACATACGACAAAAACACATactctactgtgttcatagcagccttatttataatagccaaaagctggaaagaagccagatgtccttcaaaagagaataaatacagaaaatctggtacatctacacaatggagtactacttagctatcaaaacaatgatttCGTGAAactcatagggaaatggatggaactagaaaatatcatcttgagtaaggttacccaatcacagaaaaacacacattgtatgtacttactgataagcagatattagcccaaaagctcagatttcccaagatgcaatacatggaccacatgaagctcaagaagaagtatgaccaaaatgtggatgcttcactccttcttaaaacggagaaaaaatatccataggaggtgatagggaggcaaagtttacagcCTAGACTGAAGGATTGGCCACTCAGAACCGGCCCCATGTGTCACCCATATATATAAGCACCAAtaccagataagattgatgaagctaagaagtgtatgctgacaagaactggagagagatctctcctgagagacacagccagaacatatcaaatacagaggagaatgctagcagcaaactgctgaactgagaatggggcctCCATTGGATGAATtaaaaaaaggattgaaagagctaaagggtcttgcaacctcataagtataccaaccaatcagagctttcagggactaaaccactacccaaagactatacatggtctgagccatggctccaactgcatatgtagcagaggatggccttgctgggcaccaatggaaggagaagcccttggtcctgttaatgttgtatccccagtgtaggggtttggcaggggggagggcagtaactggtgagaggatggggaagggagcactcttatagaagaagggaagggagaggggataggcagcttatgtacaggaaactgggaaagggaataacatttgagatataaataaatatccaattaaaaataaaaaataaaaataaattaaaaaacaattaaaaatgatgaaacaactttaaatttgaaaaaagaaaccTAACAATTATATTTACTTTGAATTACAAAAAAAGTAATTTCTTTGGGGGGGGTGGCATTGTAGAATCATTTaatgtctctcattctcaacGTTGCATCTTAGACCATCAAGAGCACTCTAAAGTTTTTCTGCCTATAACATCCAACATAATCCCCAAACCATGGAATTCCTCAAGGATTCCTATGTTTGCACTGACCACAAACATCTACAAGCCTACATCTCAGAGCATGAACATCAGCATGGTCTCCAGTAGCATCTTGAAACGTGGACATCCACATGGTCTTTATCAACACCATGGAAGATGGACCTCATTGTGGTCACAGAAGAACCTTATCATGGGTTCTGGAAGCAGCATCAACCTCAAAGATCAACAAGGACCCCAACTACAGCACTGATCAGAGATATCATCATGGCTTCCAGTGGCAGGATAGATCACAGATAATAATGACAGCCCTGATCATAGATATCAACATGGGTTCTAGTAGCTGCACAAGCTTGTCCTATCAACAAGACTTCCTATGGCAAATTGAACTAGGGACCCCAACATGACCCCCAGAGGACAATAACATGTACTcaggaagccattgaagagaTTCTTAAAAATATTGATAGGAACAGTGATGACCTACAGAGTGAGTCAAAGCAAGAACtactcagtgatgtgctgtcTTAAACCCCGATCAAAAACATGTGATGAACATAGGGAGCTGAGAAAGAACTCAATTATCTTTAAGGTATGATCACGGAGAGTGGACCATGATCCAATGAGTATATGAGCAACACTAATTGCCttgaaattttttgttttatggaaTGTAAGGGAGGACTTAATGTTGGGAGTGTAGACCTGGAGGACCCAGTGTGGAAGCAAGTATGATCGGGGTACATtttgtgaaattctcaaataatcaatTAAAGTTTGATCTTCACACCAAGATTACAGGCCCTTGGAATGTCTGGAAGCAGAGCAGATCTAGTGGCAGACAAAGCCTAATGGTCTGCTATAGATCTAAGTAAATCAAGCTATAGAAACTCTAATTTATTAAGTCAAAACTTGGCAATTTCATCATAAATGTCATGATATATATTCAATAATGATTATGAAatatacaatttattttaataattttatttgtatgataTAATAATGACATAAACTGTCTACTTGATATGCTAATAGTTACTGCCACAGCCTGTTCTCTGACATTCTAATAGCTACAACGTGCTCATTCGTACTAGCCAAAGAAATGGTTAAAGACAGTCTACTACCCAGGAATAAGgctctccttttaaaaaattattggttTTGATTTAATACATGAATGGATCTTTGccctttaattttattctttaattaaatttttagtaTGTGCTCATTCTTCCTACCATGGGAATCCAGTGCAGAATTCCCATGATGAATGGACTAAGGACTATTAGGACTCCAGTATCAAGAGGTCCTGAGAGCTGGATTTGGGGCTGTGGTGTTCTAACTTCAGTGTTCCAAAAGTACTCATAGGAACtaatcaaaaaattttaaaaagtgaaaatagtGTTTGCTAACATACTTTTCcttattcatttgttttctgatcaggtaagtaagaaaaaaagaagaaagtggaaTTTTAGAGTATCAAATCTCTCTCTTGGCCCATTCAGTGTCACTTAGTAAATATCTTTTAATTGCTAAAGGTTCAAAGGGGAAAACTAAAAGATGTTGTTTTATGGCCCATAGAGAGGGAAATATATTACTAAGTACTTGTGGACTATGTGTTAAGGATATTAATAAGTGTATTAAATACAGAAGTTGTTTTTCCCTGCTTTTACTAACCATAATATTGGGTCAGAAGGATCTGTAGATTCTGTCATATCAATCGAGAATTTTCAGAGTGTTTCAATTTCTATTTGAGACTTTGTCTTGTATGTCTCACAAAACAAGATAGTAACccacttttacattttaaaaatctttagtcATATACTTACTGGATGGAAATATGTAGGAGGGCAGAATGCATGTCACCATTTATAACTTTAGCAAGAATGACTCCAACACAAATGTTCCTTACAGAAGTAGACATTTAGATGTGTTAGTATACTTCAATGTGTTAAAGCCTCCCCACATAGTTACAGAGAAAAAGTAATTTGAACTTCATAGACCAGTGAATACTAGATTGTTAGAAAATATCTACTTTTGACAGAAGGGTTAATTTTTTATTGCATTAAACGTTTTTCTGGCAAGTCACACAGCATGTTGGAAATTGTGGTATTTTGAATAAAATCAAATACATCATGTAAATTTCTTATATTTGATTAAGTATTGTTTTAATTAGAACAGATATATAAAGAGATAGGCTGACatttatacttatttttcttctactttATTTTATAGTTGTAAAAGTTTTAAAGGTATGAATTATCCattgcatatgtgtacatagtCATGTTTTATTAATGGGAAAATATAGGAATATCTTTTTCCAAATGCTTCAAAGCATATGAGTAGAATTTTTGACAATAATCTCTAAGAACACATTACTTAATCACTTGACAAATTTGGCAGGGTAGAAGGTGAAATTTTTAAGAGGGGCACTTTAATAATAACATCAATTTATAGTTACTGTCTCTATTGGAAAGATATCATAAATAGTTAATGCAAGTATTCAAAGAACTAAGCAAAGACAAaaatttctaaatgttcattaacatttcaattatttttgaATTGATATCATTAAGGAAAAATGCATGGTTGCTGATGCCAAAAATTGAATAGTAATGTATTTACATTCAGTTTTAAAACTACTTTATCTTTGTTGGAAAAAGTGAATCGTGTGTATAAGAAAATTTTAAGAGAAATACACACTAAGATGACAACCATAGATGCCAGTAGAAAGTCATACACTTGAAACAAtagttaaacatagtaaaatttaAACCTGGAATCAAGTTACTTTGTGTAATACATGGGAAATAGTATAAGCTAATTGCTACAAATAATAGCCACAGTTCCCACTACTACTGTTTCTACTCTCTGCTTCGTTTAAAGAGAATTAAAACCAGGAGAAGCACAAAATGAGTTGTGCTTGTAATGCAGGTGttgggaaggtttttttttttcttttttttttttttcggagctggggactgaacccagggccttgcgcttgctaggcaagagctctaccactgagctaaatccccagccctgggaagtTTTTTCAACAGAGTTGCATGGCAAATGAACAGAGTATATTCTCTAAGGAAGAAATGAGTgagaatattttcatatattttgcaTAGCCCCAGGATAAACTTGCAAATGATCTGTGTTATCTTCTTCTCTTACACCCTTCCACTGTTTTCTTATATTAGAGTTATCACTCATTTATTAAAGCATGAATATTTCCTTTAATTCCTAACCAATAACTATAGACTTATTTCTTAGCTTATATAAAATTTCCTCTGATTTAGAAACTTACTGACCAACTATTTGTTGCTGCTTTAGTTACTTTATACTCCTGGGTATTTTTGTATAGTTTTCTCCCTATAAACTGCTGTTACTTAACATTATTCATTCTTCACATTTTAGTGTAAACATCTCCCAAAGTGCTATGTGCTATAGGTATAAGTTTATGTATCACCCAGAAAGGATTCCTATTCACACAACTAACATATAAGATTCCTATCCATACAACTAACATAATGAACCACATAATGCAATAGGATATTTAATGTTCACATCACATCTACACAGAACAGTGAAGGAAGAGTCTGTGATTATTGCACATGGCATTTTACGTGGAACAAATTAATTTATACATACAGTTCTGCATGTTATCTGACCACTTattgaatactttttaaattaatgggAAAATTTGTATGTTTGCCAAGGGATTTGCTAAGGGAGGATGAAAATTTTACATTAATGCGGGCACCTACTTCTTATGAATACTGTGGAATAttcctttataattttatttttgctgtttattacaggaaaaatattcaaggttaatgaatgaaataaattatACAAAGGTATCTGAATTTGTGTTTCTGGGACTTTCAACATCTAAGCAAATACGGCATTTCTTCCTTGCCTTCTCTATGGTATTATATGTAGCCATCGTACTGGGCAATACCCTTGTTGTGTTTACACTAGCCTTTGACCAACATTtacattcccctatgtattttcttttgggaaatctttcatttattgatttatgtctTTCCACCTTAACTGTACCCAAGATGATTTCTGACCTGTCCTCTGGGCACAATACCATCTCATTCCACAGTTGTGTCTTCCAGATATTTGTCCTTCATGTCCTCGGGGCATCTGAGATGGTATTGCTGGTAGCCATGGCCTGGGACAGATATGTGGCCATATGCAAGCCCCTTCACTACTTAACCATCATGAACCCACGGATGTGCCTTTTGCTTCTATCTGGGGCTTGGATCATTGGATTTTTGCATTCAGTGGCCCAACTAGGTTTTGTTGTCCATTTGAGGTTTTGTGGTCCGAATGAGATAGATAGTTTTTACTGTGATCTTCCTAGATTCATCAAGCTGGCCTGCATGGACAACTACAGAATGGAGTTCATGGTGGCTGCCAACAGTGGCATCATTTCTATTGGCACCTTCTTCTTATTGATTATCTCCTACATTGTTATCCTGCTCACTGTGAGGAAACATTCATCAGGAGATTTGTCCAAGGCCCTCTCAACACTTTCTGCTCACATCTCTGTGGTAGTTTTGTTCTTTGGACCATGCATCTTTGTGTACATGTGGCCATTTCCTACAGTGCCAGTGGATAAGTTCCTCGCCATTCTGGACTTCATGATTACACCCATCCTGAACCCTGCCATTTACACACTGAGGAACAAAGACATGAAGGTGGCAATGAGGAAACTTTGTGTCCAGCTCCTGCATTTTAGGAAAATGTCCTGAATAAGCCTCAAAATATACTACCTAGCAAGTGTTCCATACACTCAAATAGTAAACATCCTAATATAACTGTGTTTATCTTTGTACATCTGATTTTTTAAGTTAATATAATCCCCTGATGATTTATCTATGATGCTGTATAGTAGatgaaaagaatcccattttatGGAAATCAACTATTTTCAAAGatcaatttttttatattttatatatctctGTTTTGCCAGTGTTTTGTCTATTCTATTTATTGTATGCATGCAGTGACTGTGGATGCcagagagggtatcagatcctctggaaataGTTATTGATGGTTATAAGCTATGGATATGTTACTGTTTGGACGGCCTTCCTCCACATGTATGAAGGTGTGACTGTgcatttcctttcctctctttcattttcACCTTACACTTTTTTTCCAGTTCAGATTTTATCTCCCAACCATTTCACCATCTGATGATTCCATATCTCATACACCCTACCCCCATCGCCACAAGGATACCCCCACATCCTCATTCCCCAGCCCATCAGAAATCACTAAGTCCTGGGATTTCGATTATCTTAagggttatgtgcatcttcttTGAATCCAAACCCaacagttctctgctgtataggtaccaggggcctcatatcagatgGTGTATGCTATGTCGTGTGTGGCACAGTATCTGAGAGGTCTTTGGAGATCCAGGTTAtttgagacttctggtcctcctatagggttgccctcctccttagcttaaAGCAAGAAGAATATTTGGTATTTTCTTTCAATAGCCCATTACCAGCTTTCTGAATGTAAATCTTGACTTTTCTCACCTACCAAAAACATAATTATTTGACATAAAAAGCTCACTGCTATGGGGGAGGTTATTAGTGCTCATTCAGGCCAAAGGCAACCCAAAGAAGTGTATCAAACCTTGTCTTGATACTTGTTGATTCAGACTGAAATGTGGCTTCTGAGAAAATAAAGAGCTGGCAGCTGTGCTGGGCAAGACCAGATCACCTAGGCAAGAGAAGACAGAAGCATGGGAGTGAATGAAGTAGGGAGGTAAAGAGATACAGGCATAAAGGGAGCACTCAGTAGCAGGGACATGAGGTTAAATTAAACTGTAGCTGAGAGTCTGCTCCACCAAACATCAACAGCCTTAAACTATATTGTCTCCATGTCTTTGTTAGTAAACCTCAAGAAGGGTATATTAAAGCCCCACAATAGGTACTAGTAGTGTTACCTATGTCTCCTACAAGAATAAATGCTCCTAaacactgagttatctctctagcTTCAATGAACAATTTCTTTATTCATCAATCAATATACACTTACAATATTTTCACATCATATATACTGTAATTAAACTACCATAAACATGAGAATCTAAATGATATTATTGATATAAATACCAAATATATTCAGAAAAGTGATTGCCAAACTATatgatagatttatttattacttttctgAGAAGTCTCCATTATGCTTTCTATTAAATTTGTACTAATTAATATTCCTGCTAATATTATAGAATAATTCACTTCTACCatcttgcttttattattttaatcttatactgtatatatttcatatatgtattaaTGAGTTTTTATGTCAATACATGTGCATAAGCTATTTAGTTGTAATCAGTCCCTACCATGGTCTCTTGTCAAACTAGCTTACCTCCTAATCTCATTCATTTTCCTAATTTGTGGCATATTTCTGCTTTCATGAATTCTCTTATTACCCAATGAGTTTTAGTAGGTTATTTACAAGAGAATGAGCATTTTGCTAATGGCAAAATGAGAGAATGGCAAAAGGAGAGAatggcaaaaggagagaaaatgtcTCTCCTTTCATTATCAGCTCTTGTCATGCTATAAATCCTCAGGTCAGGAAGCAGTGACCATTCTAAGAAGAGCCTCCTTCCATGACAGAGTACAGATAGATAGGCCCAGTCTAGTGAAAATATTTATAGTTGTTGTGATTTCCAATGTATCAGTCCTTTCATACCCAGATGTCTACATTACACATATATCTACCCTTTAACATTTCTTACATTCTCTCCCTGACCCCATTGTCTTACATGGTCCATGGCTCCTGGAGAAGGTGATATTCTTATTTCCAATTATCATTGGTCAATCACATTAAGTTTCCTGTCAGTATTTTACCAGCTAT
This Rattus norvegicus strain BN/NHsdMcwi chromosome 3, GRCr8, whole genome shotgun sequence DNA region includes the following protein-coding sequences:
- the Or4f53 gene encoding olfactory receptor Olr748 — translated: MNEINYTKVSEFVFLGLSTSKQIRHFFLAFSMVLYVAIVLGNTLVVFTLAFDQHLHSPMYFLLGNLSFIDLCLSTLTVPKMISDLSSGHNTISFHSCVFQIFVLHVLGASEMVLLVAMAWDRYVAICKPLHYLTIMNPRMCLLLLSGAWIIGFLHSVAQLGFVVHLRFCGPNEIDSFYCDLPRFIKLACMDNYRMEFMVAANSGIISIGTFFLLIISYIVILLTVRKHSSGDLSKALSTLSAHISVVVLFFGPCIFVYMWPFPTVPVDKFLAILDFMITPILNPAIYTLRNKDMKVAMRKLCVQLLHFRKMS